A stretch of the Malus sylvestris chromosome 10, drMalSylv7.2, whole genome shotgun sequence genome encodes the following:
- the LOC126587929 gene encoding G-type lectin S-receptor-like serine/threonine-protein kinase RKS1 isoform X12, with the protein MNSTIFFFVIIRLLIFLVILPSSISVTLDAITPNQPLRDGDFLLSDKKVFKLGFFNPDNSPNRYIGVWYNNIPIRTIVWIANRDNPIIPLAGPGLLAIHGDHGGLVIYGKDQNTSLWSANVRVSSPNNSVIAKLRDTGNLELLEYNGSSQTVLWKGFDYPTDTLLPWMKIGQNRRSGLIRRLTSRKSQDDPGSGNFWYEIDPTGFPQLMVYKDGTKWFRGGTWTGQRFSGVPEYATNSVRNFENNTDEIYMEIIVPNDSVFTRGVLDESGIIKRFVWGDHDKKWIEGSSNPSEWCDYYEQCGPNGICDPYSNYNFSCHCLPGFEPKFPRDWDLRVGLGGCQRKSGASTCQKGEGFVPVARVKVPDSSGARVNMNLSLKGCKQECMMDCSCTAYASADEREGGKGCVTWYGDLIDTRTFSNVGQDLYVRVDAVTLAQFANDSVISKKARLAISLLSGLVFLGLVFLVWLLVRRKSKAGRQRKYMFFMEVRTDLDDQSKINSELQFFNRTTIAAATDNFSVANKLGKGGFGSVYKGVLHNGKEVAVKRLSKNSGQGIEEFKNEVVIIAKLQHRNLVKIIGCCVENKEKMLIYEYVPNKSLDAFIFDETKRNLLDWTKRFEIICGIARGILYLHQDSRLRIIHRDLKASNILLDASMSPKIADFGMARIFLGNQCEANTHRVVGTYGYMSPEYAMEGIFSVKSDVYSFGVLLLEIITGRRNSGHHHKKYPHSNLVGYVWDLWREGNALEIVDPSMGESCHVNEVVRCIQIALLCVQEFAVDRPTMSAVVFMLGNEVAVPSPKQPAFLLRSCTSGDPSTSTGSINDVTCTEIEAR; encoded by the exons ATGAATTCTACTATATTCTTTTTTGTCATAATTAGATTGCTTATCTTCCTTGTGATTCTTCCCTCTTCGATTTCGGTTACCCTAGACGCCATTACACCAAACCAACCCCTAAGAGATGGTGACTTTCTTCTCTCCGACAAAAAAGTCTTTAAACTAGGTTTTTTTAACCCAGACAATTCTCCTAACCGTTACATCGGAGTTTGGTACAACAATATTCCAATCAGAACAATCGTCTGGATTGCAAACAGAGACAACCCCATAATTCCTTTAGCTGGACCTGGGCTCCTAGCTATTCATGGAGATCATGGAGGCCTTGTCATTTATGGGAAGGACCAAAATACCTCTCTTTGGTCTGCTAATGTCAGAGTCTCTTCGCCAAACAATTCCGTAATAGCCAAACTTCGGGATACAGGAAATCTTGAATTGCTTGAGTACAATGGTAGTAGCCAAACGGTGCTGTGGAAAGGCTTTGATTACCCCACAGATACACTGCTTCCATGGATGAAGATTGGGCAGAACCGGCGGTCAGGGCTGATCAGGCGCCTAACATCTCGGAAGTCCCAGGATGATCCCGGATCAGGGAATTTTTGGTATGAGATTGACCCAACAGGGTTTCCGCAGTTGATGGTTTACAAGGATGGAACCAAATGGTTTCGAGGCGGAACTTGGACGGGCCAAAGATTTAGCGGGGTCCCCGAATATGCAACTAATAGTGTCCGCAACTTTGAGAACAATACTGATGAGATATATATGGAGATAATTGTTCCAAATGACTCAGTATTCACAAGGGGGGTGCTAGATGAATCAGGAATTATTAAACGGTTCGTATGGGGAGATCACGACAAGAAATGGATCGAAGGAAGCTCTAACCCTAGTGAGTGGTGTGACTACTATGAACAGTGTGGCCCAAATGGTATCTGTGACCCATACAGTAATTATAACTTCTCTTGCCATTGTCTGCCCGGATTTGAACCCAAGTTCCCCCGGGATTGGGATCTGAGAGTTGGATTGGGTGGATGCCAGAGAAAATCGGGAGCGTCTACATGCCAAAAAGGGGAAGGGTTTGTTCCGGTGGCACGCGTGAAGGTACCCGACTCATCTGGGGCACGTGTGAATATGAATTTGAGTCTGAAAGGGTGTAAGCAAGAGTGCATGATGGATTGTTCTTGTACGGCATACGCGAGTGCAGATGAAAGGGAAGGAGGGAAGGGTTGCGTGACGTGGTACGGGGACTTGATCGACACAAGAACTTTTTCAAATGTTGGGCAGGACTTGTATGTACGAGTTGATGCAGTTACTCTAG CTCAATTTGCAAATGATTCTGTAATTAGCAAGAAGGCGAGGCTGGCAATTTCACTATTATCCGGTCTTGTGTTCCTTGGCCTAGTTTTCCTTGTGTGGTTGTTGGTAAGGAGGAAGAGCAAAG CAGGGAGGCAGAGAAAATATATGTTTTTCATGGAAGTTAGAACAGATCTCGATGATCAAAGTAAAATAAACTCAGAATTACAATTCTTTAATCGAACAACCATCGCAGCCGCCACGGACAATTTCTCTGTAGCGAATAAGCTTGGGAAAGGAGGTTTTGGCTCAGTCTATAAG GGTGTACTTCATAATGGAAAGGAAGTAGCGGTGAAACGACTATCGAAGAATTCTGGTCAAGGAATTGAAGAGTTTAAGAATGAAGTTGTGATAATTGCAAAACTCCAACACAGGAACCTTGTCAAGATTATAGGTTGCTGCGTCGAAAATAAAGAGAAGATGCTAATCTATGAATACGTACCAAACAAAAGTTTGGACGCCTTTATTTTTG atgaaacaaaaagaaatcttTTAGATTGGACAAAACGCTTTGAGATTATCTGTGGGATTGCTAGAGGAATTttatatcttcatcaagattcgAGATTAAGGATTATCCATAGAGATCTAAAGGCCAGTAATATTCTACTGGATGCATCTATGAGCCCCAAAATAGCAGATTTTGGCATGGCAAGAATATTTCTAGGGAACCAATGTGAAGCAAATACACATCGTGTGGTCGGAACATA TGGTTATATGTCACCAGAGTATGCAATGGAAGGAATTTTTTCAGTAAAATCTGATGTGTACAGTTTTGGCGTATTACTGCTGGAAATCATAACTGGCAGAAGGAATTCCGGTCATCACCACAAAAAATATCCCCACTCAAATTTGGTTGGATAT GTTTGGGACTTGTGGAGAGAAGGCAATGCCTTGGAAATCGTTGATCCATCCATGGGCGAATCGTGCCATGTCAACGAAGTTGTGAGATGCATCCAAATTGCCCTCTTGTGTGTGCAAGAGTTTGCTGTTGACCGGCCAACCATGTCGGCGGTTGTTTTCATGCTAG
- the LOC126587929 gene encoding G-type lectin S-receptor-like serine/threonine-protein kinase RKS1 isoform X9, producing MNSTIFFFVIIRLLIFLVILPSSISVTLDAITPNQPLRDGDFLLSDKKVFKLGFFNPDNSPNRYIGVWYNNIPIRTIVWIANRDNPIIPLAGPGLLAIHGDHGGLVIYGKDQNTSLWSANVRVSSPNNSVIAKLRDTGNLELLEYNGSSQTVLWKGFDYPTDTLLPWMKIGQNRRSGLIRRLTSRKSQDDPGSGNFWYEIDPTGFPQLMVYKDGTKWFRGGTWTGQRFSGVPEYATNSVRNFENNTDEIYMEIIVPNDSVFTRGVLDESGIIKRFVWGDHDKKWIEGSSNPSEWCDYYEQCGPNGICDPYSNYNFSCHCLPGFEPKFPRDWDLRVGLGGCQRKSGASTCQKGEGFVPVARVKVPDSSGARVNMNLSLKGCKQECMMDCSCTAYASADEREGGKGCVTWYGDLIDTRTFSNVGQDLYVRVDAVTLAQFANDSVISKKARLAISLLSGLVFLGLVFLVWLLVRRKSKAGRQRKYMFFMEVRTDLDDQSKINSELQFFNRTTIAAATDNFSVANKLGKGGFGSVYKGVLHNGKEVAVKRLSKNSGQGIEEFKNEVVIIAKLQHRNLVKIIGCCVENKEKMLIYEYVPNKSLDAFIFDETKRNLLDWTKRFEIICGIARGILYLHQDSRLRIIHRDLKASNILLDASMSPKIADFGMARIFLGNQCEANTHRVVGTYGYMSPEYAMEGIFSVKSDVYSFGVLLLEIITGRRNSGHHHKKYPHSNLVGYVWDLWREGNALEIVDPSMGESCHVNEVVRCIQIALLCVQEFAVDRPTMSAVVFMLGNDVAVPSPKQPAFLLRNCTSGDPSTSTEGAGSTNDVTCTEVEAR from the exons ATGAATTCTACTATATTCTTTTTTGTCATAATTAGATTGCTTATCTTCCTTGTGATTCTTCCCTCTTCGATTTCGGTTACCCTAGACGCCATTACACCAAACCAACCCCTAAGAGATGGTGACTTTCTTCTCTCCGACAAAAAAGTCTTTAAACTAGGTTTTTTTAACCCAGACAATTCTCCTAACCGTTACATCGGAGTTTGGTACAACAATATTCCAATCAGAACAATCGTCTGGATTGCAAACAGAGACAACCCCATAATTCCTTTAGCTGGACCTGGGCTCCTAGCTATTCATGGAGATCATGGAGGCCTTGTCATTTATGGGAAGGACCAAAATACCTCTCTTTGGTCTGCTAATGTCAGAGTCTCTTCGCCAAACAATTCCGTAATAGCCAAACTTCGGGATACAGGAAATCTTGAATTGCTTGAGTACAATGGTAGTAGCCAAACGGTGCTGTGGAAAGGCTTTGATTACCCCACAGATACACTGCTTCCATGGATGAAGATTGGGCAGAACCGGCGGTCAGGGCTGATCAGGCGCCTAACATCTCGGAAGTCCCAGGATGATCCCGGATCAGGGAATTTTTGGTATGAGATTGACCCAACAGGGTTTCCGCAGTTGATGGTTTACAAGGATGGAACCAAATGGTTTCGAGGCGGAACTTGGACGGGCCAAAGATTTAGCGGGGTCCCCGAATATGCAACTAATAGTGTCCGCAACTTTGAGAACAATACTGATGAGATATATATGGAGATAATTGTTCCAAATGACTCAGTATTCACAAGGGGGGTGCTAGATGAATCAGGAATTATTAAACGGTTCGTATGGGGAGATCACGACAAGAAATGGATCGAAGGAAGCTCTAACCCTAGTGAGTGGTGTGACTACTATGAACAGTGTGGCCCAAATGGTATCTGTGACCCATACAGTAATTATAACTTCTCTTGCCATTGTCTGCCCGGATTTGAACCCAAGTTCCCCCGGGATTGGGATCTGAGAGTTGGATTGGGTGGATGCCAGAGAAAATCGGGAGCGTCTACATGCCAAAAAGGGGAAGGGTTTGTTCCGGTGGCACGCGTGAAGGTACCCGACTCATCTGGGGCACGTGTGAATATGAATTTGAGTCTGAAAGGGTGTAAGCAAGAGTGCATGATGGATTGTTCTTGTACGGCATACGCGAGTGCAGATGAAAGGGAAGGAGGGAAGGGTTGCGTGACGTGGTACGGGGACTTGATCGACACAAGAACTTTTTCAAATGTTGGGCAGGACTTGTATGTACGAGTTGATGCAGTTACTCTAG CTCAATTTGCAAATGATTCTGTAATTAGCAAGAAGGCGAGGCTGGCAATTTCACTATTATCCGGTCTTGTGTTCCTTGGCCTAGTTTTCCTTGTGTGGTTGTTGGTAAGGAGGAAGAGCAAAG CAGGGAGGCAGAGAAAATATATGTTTTTCATGGAAGTTAGAACAGATCTCGATGATCAAAGTAAAATAAACTCAGAATTACAATTCTTTAATCGAACAACCATCGCAGCCGCCACGGACAATTTCTCTGTAGCGAATAAGCTTGGGAAAGGAGGTTTTGGCTCAGTCTATAAG GGTGTACTTCATAATGGAAAGGAAGTAGCGGTGAAACGACTATCGAAGAATTCTGGTCAAGGAATTGAAGAGTTTAAGAATGAAGTTGTGATAATTGCAAAACTCCAACACAGGAACCTTGTCAAGATTATAGGTTGCTGCGTCGAAAATAAAGAGAAGATGCTAATCTATGAATACGTACCAAACAAAAGTTTGGACGCCTTTATTTTTG atgaaacaaaaagaaatcttTTAGATTGGACAAAACGCTTTGAGATTATCTGTGGGATTGCTAGAGGAATTttatatcttcatcaagattcgAGATTAAGGATTATCCATAGAGATCTAAAGGCCAGTAATATTCTACTGGATGCATCTATGAGCCCCAAAATAGCAGATTTTGGCATGGCAAGAATATTTCTAGGGAACCAATGTGAAGCAAATACACATCGTGTGGTCGGAACATA TGGTTATATGTCACCAGAGTATGCAATGGAAGGAATTTTTTCAGTAAAATCTGATGTGTACAGTTTTGGCGTATTACTGCTGGAAATCATAACTGGCAGAAGGAATTCCGGTCATCACCACAAAAAATATCCCCACTCAAATTTGGTTGGATAT GTTTGGGACTTGTGGAGAGAAGGCAATGCCTTGGAAATCGTTGATCCATCCATGGGCGAATCGTGCCATGTCAACGAAGTTGTGAGATGCATCCAAATTGCCCTCTTGTGTGTGCAAGAGTTTGCTGTTGACCGGCCAACCATGTCGGCGGTTGTTTTCATGCTAG
- the LOC126587929 gene encoding G-type lectin S-receptor-like serine/threonine-protein kinase RKS1 isoform X2, translating into MNSTIFFFVIIRLLIFLVILPSSISVTLDAITPNQPLRDGDFLLSDKKVFKLGFFNPDNSPNRYIGVWYNNIPIRTIVWIANRDNPIIPLAGPGLLAIHGDHGGLVIYGKDQNTSLWSANVRVSSPNNSVIAKLRDTGNLELLEYNGSSQTVLWKGFDYPTDTLLPWMKIGQNRRSGLIRRLTSRKSQDDPGSGNFWYEIDPTGFPQLMVYKDGTKWFRGGTWTGQRFSGVPEYATNSVRNFENNTDEIYMEIIVPNDSVFTRGVLDESGIIKRFVWGDHDKKWIEGSSNPSEWCDYYEQCGPNGICDPYSNYNFSCHCLPGFEPKFPRDWDLRVGLGGCQRKSGASTCQKGEGFVPVARVKVPDSSGARVNMNLSLKGCKQECMMDCSCTAYASADEREGGKGCVTWYGDLIDTRTFSNVGQDLYVRVDAVTLAQFANDSVISKKARLAISLLSGLVFLGLVFLVWLLVRRKSKAGRQRKYMFFMEVRTDLDDQSKINSELQFFNRTTIAAATDNFSVANKLGKGGFGSVYKGVLHNGKEVAVKRLSKNSGQGIEEFKNEVVIIAKLQHRNLVKIIGCCVENKEKMLIYEYVPNKSLDAFIFDETKRNLLDWTKRFEIICGIARGILYLHQDSRLRIIHRDLKASNILLDASMSPKIADFGMARIFLGNQCEANTHRVVGTYGYMSPEYAMEGIFSVKSDVYSFGVLLLEIITGRRNSGHHHKKYPHSNLVGYVWDLWREGNALEIVDPSMGESCHVNEVVRCIQIALLCVQEFAVDRPTMSAVVFMLGNEAAVPSPTQPAFLLTRSRTGVDPSTSTEGASSINDVTCTEMEAR; encoded by the exons ATGAATTCTACTATATTCTTTTTTGTCATAATTAGATTGCTTATCTTCCTTGTGATTCTTCCCTCTTCGATTTCGGTTACCCTAGACGCCATTACACCAAACCAACCCCTAAGAGATGGTGACTTTCTTCTCTCCGACAAAAAAGTCTTTAAACTAGGTTTTTTTAACCCAGACAATTCTCCTAACCGTTACATCGGAGTTTGGTACAACAATATTCCAATCAGAACAATCGTCTGGATTGCAAACAGAGACAACCCCATAATTCCTTTAGCTGGACCTGGGCTCCTAGCTATTCATGGAGATCATGGAGGCCTTGTCATTTATGGGAAGGACCAAAATACCTCTCTTTGGTCTGCTAATGTCAGAGTCTCTTCGCCAAACAATTCCGTAATAGCCAAACTTCGGGATACAGGAAATCTTGAATTGCTTGAGTACAATGGTAGTAGCCAAACGGTGCTGTGGAAAGGCTTTGATTACCCCACAGATACACTGCTTCCATGGATGAAGATTGGGCAGAACCGGCGGTCAGGGCTGATCAGGCGCCTAACATCTCGGAAGTCCCAGGATGATCCCGGATCAGGGAATTTTTGGTATGAGATTGACCCAACAGGGTTTCCGCAGTTGATGGTTTACAAGGATGGAACCAAATGGTTTCGAGGCGGAACTTGGACGGGCCAAAGATTTAGCGGGGTCCCCGAATATGCAACTAATAGTGTCCGCAACTTTGAGAACAATACTGATGAGATATATATGGAGATAATTGTTCCAAATGACTCAGTATTCACAAGGGGGGTGCTAGATGAATCAGGAATTATTAAACGGTTCGTATGGGGAGATCACGACAAGAAATGGATCGAAGGAAGCTCTAACCCTAGTGAGTGGTGTGACTACTATGAACAGTGTGGCCCAAATGGTATCTGTGACCCATACAGTAATTATAACTTCTCTTGCCATTGTCTGCCCGGATTTGAACCCAAGTTCCCCCGGGATTGGGATCTGAGAGTTGGATTGGGTGGATGCCAGAGAAAATCGGGAGCGTCTACATGCCAAAAAGGGGAAGGGTTTGTTCCGGTGGCACGCGTGAAGGTACCCGACTCATCTGGGGCACGTGTGAATATGAATTTGAGTCTGAAAGGGTGTAAGCAAGAGTGCATGATGGATTGTTCTTGTACGGCATACGCGAGTGCAGATGAAAGGGAAGGAGGGAAGGGTTGCGTGACGTGGTACGGGGACTTGATCGACACAAGAACTTTTTCAAATGTTGGGCAGGACTTGTATGTACGAGTTGATGCAGTTACTCTAG CTCAATTTGCAAATGATTCTGTAATTAGCAAGAAGGCGAGGCTGGCAATTTCACTATTATCCGGTCTTGTGTTCCTTGGCCTAGTTTTCCTTGTGTGGTTGTTGGTAAGGAGGAAGAGCAAAG CAGGGAGGCAGAGAAAATATATGTTTTTCATGGAAGTTAGAACAGATCTCGATGATCAAAGTAAAATAAACTCAGAATTACAATTCTTTAATCGAACAACCATCGCAGCCGCCACGGACAATTTCTCTGTAGCGAATAAGCTTGGGAAAGGAGGTTTTGGCTCAGTCTATAAG GGTGTACTTCATAATGGAAAGGAAGTAGCGGTGAAACGACTATCGAAGAATTCTGGTCAAGGAATTGAAGAGTTTAAGAATGAAGTTGTGATAATTGCAAAACTCCAACACAGGAACCTTGTCAAGATTATAGGTTGCTGCGTCGAAAATAAAGAGAAGATGCTAATCTATGAATACGTACCAAACAAAAGTTTGGACGCCTTTATTTTTG atgaaacaaaaagaaatcttTTAGATTGGACAAAACGCTTTGAGATTATCTGTGGGATTGCTAGAGGAATTttatatcttcatcaagattcgAGATTAAGGATTATCCATAGAGATCTAAAGGCCAGTAATATTCTACTGGATGCATCTATGAGCCCCAAAATAGCAGATTTTGGCATGGCAAGAATATTTCTAGGGAACCAATGTGAAGCAAATACACATCGTGTGGTCGGAACATA TGGTTATATGTCACCAGAGTATGCAATGGAAGGAATTTTTTCAGTAAAATCTGATGTGTACAGTTTTGGCGTATTACTGCTGGAAATCATAACTGGCAGAAGGAATTCCGGTCATCACCACAAAAAATATCCCCACTCAAATTTGGTTGGATAT GTTTGGGACTTGTGGAGAGAAGGCAATGCCTTGGAAATCGTTGATCCATCCATGGGCGAATCGTGCCATGTCAACGAAGTTGTGAGATGCATCCAAATTGCCCTCTTGTGTGTGCAAGAGTTTGCTGTTGACCGGCCAACCATGTCGGCGGTTGTTTTCATGCTAGGTAACGAGGCAGCAGTTCCTTCCCCAACACAGCCTGCATTTTTGTTGACGAGGAGTCGTACTGGAGTAGATCCATCAACGAGTACTGAAGGAGCTAGTTCTATAAATGATGTGACATGTACAGAAATGGAAGCTCGCTAA
- the LOC126587929 gene encoding G-type lectin S-receptor-like serine/threonine-protein kinase RKS1 isoform X8, with protein MNSTIFFFVIIRLLIFLVILPSSISVTLDAITPNQPLRDGDFLLSDKKVFKLGFFNPDNSPNRYIGVWYNNIPIRTIVWIANRDNPIIPLAGPGLLAIHGDHGGLVIYGKDQNTSLWSANVRVSSPNNSVIAKLRDTGNLELLEYNGSSQTVLWKGFDYPTDTLLPWMKIGQNRRSGLIRRLTSRKSQDDPGSGNFWYEIDPTGFPQLMVYKDGTKWFRGGTWTGQRFSGVPEYATNSVRNFENNTDEIYMEIIVPNDSVFTRGVLDESGIIKRFVWGDHDKKWIEGSSNPSEWCDYYEQCGPNGICDPYSNYNFSCHCLPGFEPKFPRDWDLRVGLGGCQRKSGASTCQKGEGFVPVARVKVPDSSGARVNMNLSLKGCKQECMMDCSCTAYASADEREGGKGCVTWYGDLIDTRTFSNVGQDLYVRVDAVTLAQFANDSVISKKARLAISLLSGLVFLGLVFLVWLLVRRKSKGRQRKYMFFMEVRTDLDDQSKINSELQFFNRTTIAAATDNFSVANKLGKGGFGSVYKGVLHNGKEVAVKRLSKNSGQGIEEFKNEVVIIAKLQHRNLVKIIGCCVENKEKMLIYEYVPNKSLDAFIFDETKRNLLDWTKRFEIICGIARGILYLHQDSRLRIIHRDLKASNILLDASMSPKIADFGMARIFLGNQCEANTHRVVGTYGYMSPEYAMEGIFSVKSDVYSFGVLLLEIITGRRNSGHHHKKYPHSNLVGYVWDLWREGNALEIVDPSMGESCHVNEVVRCIQIALLCVQEFAVDRPTMSAVVFMLGNEAAVPSPTQPAFLLTRSRTGVDPSTSTEGASSINDVTCTEMEAR; from the exons ATGAATTCTACTATATTCTTTTTTGTCATAATTAGATTGCTTATCTTCCTTGTGATTCTTCCCTCTTCGATTTCGGTTACCCTAGACGCCATTACACCAAACCAACCCCTAAGAGATGGTGACTTTCTTCTCTCCGACAAAAAAGTCTTTAAACTAGGTTTTTTTAACCCAGACAATTCTCCTAACCGTTACATCGGAGTTTGGTACAACAATATTCCAATCAGAACAATCGTCTGGATTGCAAACAGAGACAACCCCATAATTCCTTTAGCTGGACCTGGGCTCCTAGCTATTCATGGAGATCATGGAGGCCTTGTCATTTATGGGAAGGACCAAAATACCTCTCTTTGGTCTGCTAATGTCAGAGTCTCTTCGCCAAACAATTCCGTAATAGCCAAACTTCGGGATACAGGAAATCTTGAATTGCTTGAGTACAATGGTAGTAGCCAAACGGTGCTGTGGAAAGGCTTTGATTACCCCACAGATACACTGCTTCCATGGATGAAGATTGGGCAGAACCGGCGGTCAGGGCTGATCAGGCGCCTAACATCTCGGAAGTCCCAGGATGATCCCGGATCAGGGAATTTTTGGTATGAGATTGACCCAACAGGGTTTCCGCAGTTGATGGTTTACAAGGATGGAACCAAATGGTTTCGAGGCGGAACTTGGACGGGCCAAAGATTTAGCGGGGTCCCCGAATATGCAACTAATAGTGTCCGCAACTTTGAGAACAATACTGATGAGATATATATGGAGATAATTGTTCCAAATGACTCAGTATTCACAAGGGGGGTGCTAGATGAATCAGGAATTATTAAACGGTTCGTATGGGGAGATCACGACAAGAAATGGATCGAAGGAAGCTCTAACCCTAGTGAGTGGTGTGACTACTATGAACAGTGTGGCCCAAATGGTATCTGTGACCCATACAGTAATTATAACTTCTCTTGCCATTGTCTGCCCGGATTTGAACCCAAGTTCCCCCGGGATTGGGATCTGAGAGTTGGATTGGGTGGATGCCAGAGAAAATCGGGAGCGTCTACATGCCAAAAAGGGGAAGGGTTTGTTCCGGTGGCACGCGTGAAGGTACCCGACTCATCTGGGGCACGTGTGAATATGAATTTGAGTCTGAAAGGGTGTAAGCAAGAGTGCATGATGGATTGTTCTTGTACGGCATACGCGAGTGCAGATGAAAGGGAAGGAGGGAAGGGTTGCGTGACGTGGTACGGGGACTTGATCGACACAAGAACTTTTTCAAATGTTGGGCAGGACTTGTATGTACGAGTTGATGCAGTTACTCTAG CTCAATTTGCAAATGATTCTGTAATTAGCAAGAAGGCGAGGCTGGCAATTTCACTATTATCCGGTCTTGTGTTCCTTGGCCTAGTTTTCCTTGTGTGGTTGTTGGTAAGGAGGAAGAGCAAAG GGAGGCAGAGAAAATATATGTTTTTCATGGAAGTTAGAACAGATCTCGATGATCAAAGTAAAATAAACTCAGAATTACAATTCTTTAATCGAACAACCATCGCAGCCGCCACGGACAATTTCTCTGTAGCGAATAAGCTTGGGAAAGGAGGTTTTGGCTCAGTCTATAAG GGTGTACTTCATAATGGAAAGGAAGTAGCGGTGAAACGACTATCGAAGAATTCTGGTCAAGGAATTGAAGAGTTTAAGAATGAAGTTGTGATAATTGCAAAACTCCAACACAGGAACCTTGTCAAGATTATAGGTTGCTGCGTCGAAAATAAAGAGAAGATGCTAATCTATGAATACGTACCAAACAAAAGTTTGGACGCCTTTATTTTTG atgaaacaaaaagaaatcttTTAGATTGGACAAAACGCTTTGAGATTATCTGTGGGATTGCTAGAGGAATTttatatcttcatcaagattcgAGATTAAGGATTATCCATAGAGATCTAAAGGCCAGTAATATTCTACTGGATGCATCTATGAGCCCCAAAATAGCAGATTTTGGCATGGCAAGAATATTTCTAGGGAACCAATGTGAAGCAAATACACATCGTGTGGTCGGAACATA TGGTTATATGTCACCAGAGTATGCAATGGAAGGAATTTTTTCAGTAAAATCTGATGTGTACAGTTTTGGCGTATTACTGCTGGAAATCATAACTGGCAGAAGGAATTCCGGTCATCACCACAAAAAATATCCCCACTCAAATTTGGTTGGATAT GTTTGGGACTTGTGGAGAGAAGGCAATGCCTTGGAAATCGTTGATCCATCCATGGGCGAATCGTGCCATGTCAACGAAGTTGTGAGATGCATCCAAATTGCCCTCTTGTGTGTGCAAGAGTTTGCTGTTGACCGGCCAACCATGTCGGCGGTTGTTTTCATGCTAGGTAACGAGGCAGCAGTTCCTTCCCCAACACAGCCTGCATTTTTGTTGACGAGGAGTCGTACTGGAGTAGATCCATCAACGAGTACTGAAGGAGCTAGTTCTATAAATGATGTGACATGTACAGAAATGGAAGCTCGCTAA